In Sphaeramia orbicularis chromosome 14, fSphaOr1.1, whole genome shotgun sequence, the following are encoded in one genomic region:
- the ubash3ba gene encoding ubiquitin-associated and SH3 domain-containing protein B codes for MAAKEDLYAKVTPRRQRQTRPGTIKHGSTLDVLLSMGFPKTRALKALVSTGGKNVQAACDWLFSHVDDPFLDDPLPREYVLYLRPSGPLLQQLTHFWQQSRLACGKNKAHNIFPHITLCQFFMCADGKVDALCEALQTTVTKWKGRIPMPLPLELYTSSTFIGLFVEEQLAEVLKTFAADFATEAAAKADVHVEPHKKQLHVTLAYHFQANHLPILEKLAKNVDASSGCDWLAVLFSRDIRFANHETLQVMYPYVPQNDDELELVPGDFIFMSPVEQSSASEGWVYGTSLGTGLSGLLPENYVNRADESDTWVVHGSHSILNCASPLTSGSTVGGLLFDGHLNESLLDSLIDSPSLPGLCPPMQVSRSTSQSSSSKMRLFVCRHGERMDVVFGKHWITQCFDSKGRYVRSNLNMPSSLPARSGGHRDYDKDCPITVFGSTQARLVGEALLESHTTVDFVYCSPSLRCIQTAQNILQGLQLEGKLKIRVEPGLFEWTKWVSGTCLPTWIPPAELTAANLSVDTTYRPHIPVSKLAVSESYDTYMGRSFQATREILAECKNQGNTVLIVAHASSLEACTRQIQGLSPQNSKDFVQVVRKIPYLGFCACEEMGETGVWQLVDPPHSASYTWA; via the exons TTTAAAAGCTCTGGTTTCAACAGGAGGCAAAAACGTTCAAGCAGCTTGTGACTG gctctTCTCACATGTCGATGACCCTTTCCTGGATGACCCTCTGCCCAGAGAGTATGTGTTGTACCTACGACCCAGTGGACCGCTGTTGCAGCAGCTCACACACTTCTGGCAGCAATCCCGCCTCGCCTGTGGCAAGAATAAGGCGCACAACATCTTCCCCCACATCACCCTCTGTCAGTTCTTCATG tgtgCTGATGGGAAGGTGGATGCTCTGTGTGAAGCTCTCCAGACCACTGTAACCAAGTGGAAGGGACGCATACCCATGCCTCTACCCCTGGAGCTCTACACCTCCTCgacatttattggcctttttgtggaGGAGCAGTTGGCAGAGGTGCTGAAAACTTTCGCCGCTGATTTTGCCACAGAAGCGGCAGCTAAAGCAG ATGTTCATGTTGAGCCCCATAAGAAACAACTCCACGTCACTTTGGCGTACCACTTCCAAGCCAATCACCTTCCAATTCTGGAGAAGTTGGCCAAAAACGTTGATGCATCTTCAGGCTGTGACTGGTTAGCCGTGCTGTTCTCACGGGATATTCGGTTTGCAAACCATGAG ACGCTCCAGGTTATGTACCCGTATGTGCCTCAGAATGATGATGAACTTGAGCTGGTACCAGGAGACTTCATCTTCATGTCTCCAGTGGAGCAGAGCAGTGCCAGTGAGGGCTGGGTGTATGGCACTTCACTGGGCACCGGGCTGTCTGGTCTGCTGCCTGAAAACTATGTCAACCGTGCTGATGAGTCTGACACCTGGGTCGTCCATGG GTCTCACTCCATCCTAAACTGTGCCTCTCCGTTGACGTCTGGCAGCACTGTGGGAGGATTATTATTTGATGGACATCTGAATGAAAGTCTCCTCGACAGCCTCATTGACTCCCCCAGCCTCCCTGGCCTCTGTCCACCAATGCAG GTGTCGAGGTCTACCTCCCAGTCCTCCTCGTCTAAGATGAGGCTGTTTGTGTGTCGCCACGGGGAGAGGATGGATGTGGTTTTTGGGAAACACTGGATCACTCAGTGTTTTGATTCCAAAG GCCGATACGTTCGCTCTAACCTCAACATGCCATCCAGTTTACCAGCCAGAAGTGGAGGTCACAGAGACTATGACAAAGATTGTCCAATAACTGTGTTTGGTTCCACACAGGCCCGTCTTGTAG GTGAAGCCCTGTTGGAGAGCCACACAACCGTAGACTTTGTTTACTGCTCCCCTTCTCTTCGCTGCATCCAGACTGCCCAGAACATTCTGCAGG GTCTCCAGCTAGAGGGAAAGCTAAAAATCCGTGTGGAGCCTGGGTTATTTGAGTGGACTAAGTGGGTTTCAGGCACATGTTTACCCACCTGGATCCCCCCGGCTGAGCTCACTGCTGCTAATCTGAGTGTGGACACAACATACAG ACCTCATATTCCTGTAAGTAAGTTGGCAGTGTCAGAGTCCTACGACACCTACATGGGTAGAAGCTTCCAAGCGACCCGAGAGATTCTGGCAGAGTGCAAAAACCAGG GAAATACGGTCCTGATCGTGGCCCATGCTTCCTCCCTGGAGGCCTGCACTCGTCAGATACAAGGTCTAAGCCCCCAAAACTCCAAAGACTTTGTCCAAGTTGTTCGGAAG ATTCCTTACTTGGGTTTTTGCGCTTGTGAAGAAATGGGAGAGACTGGGGTGTGGCAGCTGGTCGACCCCCCCCATTCTGCCTCTTACACATGGGCCTAA